Genomic segment of Hydra vulgaris chromosome 08, alternate assembly HydraT2T_AEP:
TAGTTCAGACGCTGTGCAGTCAAAGCATGGGCCAACACCCGTAGCGCCACCAtgtaactatattatattttgttataaaatttatgcagattcaatgttttgtttatttaaattgtttagaagGGCCGGCATAGTtacttttgatttaatttttacacaGGTTCACCAAGTCTTTGCATTGGTGTCTCTGATGGAAATTATGAGATCACTGGATACCCACACGATTTTGTCCAATGTTCCAACGGTATTGCTGCTTGTCAATCTTGTTGGcctcaaaatttattttttagtcaaacGTGCAATCaatgtttatacaaaaaagaaggtaatatttttatattagagttttaaacttatctgctactaaaaattaaagaagtgaaaataaaactgcttaaatttttctataactttaaagaaaatctgGCAATAcaaattttgcattaaattgAAATCTGAAAACacattttatatagttatataatccCCCATCACTTtccaaaaatatcttttagatTCTTGTTACACTACAAAATTATGGAAGCCACAAACTACTTATCCATGTCCTGATGCTTGCCCTAACAAAGGACCTAACTTTTCTGGAAACATAGCTGATAAAGTTTCAAATGGTGGAGCAGGAAATCCATATCAGTACATTGGTTGTTGGTTGGGTGTTACCCAAGGATGTGTTATGTGTCCGGCAGGTTTAAAGTTCAACGAGCAGTCAAACGCTTGCTTATTTGATGGACTATATCAGACTAAACCCaattgagaacattttaaacttttttattgaaattataaagtgtatgttatattttttgaaatatgtattctaaataataatgtttttttactttgattatCGAAATctgttgcttatttttaatggaaaacGGTTAATCGACTTTACTgcaacataaattatttaaaaactttggcatatatataattctgacatatatataatttgccgaatggtca
This window contains:
- the LOC100204479 gene encoding uncharacterized protein LOC100204479 is translated as MLFILLTLVLSSGLNAIPTTQSAVDITETDTVTEPIPGPDETTTASIESIPDVIQTTTKSSETTLSEIADSTTEATSVAPVDEQSSSDAVQSKHGPTPVAPPCSPSLCIGVSDGNYEITGYPHDFVQCSNGIAACQSCWPQNLFFSQTCNQCLYKKEDSCYTTKLWKPQTTYPCPDACPNKGPNFSGNIADKVSNGGAGNPYQYIGCWLGVTQGCVMCPAGLKFNEQSNACLFDGLYQTKPN